The genomic stretch GAAAATCATCCGCGCCGCCGTCGACCGGCCCGTGACCATCTACATGCTTTATCTGGCCGTGATTTTGCTCGGCGTCGTCTCGCTGCGCGAGCTGAGTGTGGATCTTCTGCCCGACATCAGTTATCCGCGTTTGTCGGTCGTGACCCGCTTCACCGGCGTCGCTCCGGAAGAGATGGAGACTCTCGTCACCCGGCCCCTCGAGTCCGCCGTCAGCCGAATCCCGGGCCTGCGCCGGGTCGAGTCAATCTCCAAGGAAGGCGTCTCCTATATGACCCTGGAGTTCGATTGGGGCACGAACATGGACTTCACCATGCTCCACGCCCGCGAGCAGCTGGACAACGCCCGCGATGCGCTGCCCGAAGGCGCCGAGAATCCGACCATCATCGCGCTTGACCCGCAAAGCAAGCCGATCATGACGCTGGCTCTGACCGGCGCCCGCAGCCTGCTGGAGCTCAAGGAGTTCGCCGAGGAGCTGGTTAAGCCGCGCCTGGAGCAGGTCGAAGGCATCGGTGCGGCCGAGATCACCGGCGGCGTCGAGCGGGAAATCCATATCGAAGTGGATCCCCAGAAGCTCAGCTTGTACGGCCTGACGGTCTCCGACGTGGCGGCGCGGATCAACGCCTTCAACAGCAACCTGCAGGGCGGCACGATCCGCAAGGGGACGTTCAAATACGCTCTCCGGGTGGTGGGGGAGTTCGAGTCGCTGGCGGAGATCGGCGAGATCGCCATCAAGACGACGGCCGACCGCGGGGTTGTGCGCCTGCGCGACATCGCCCGGGTCGAGGACGGGATCAAGGAGCGCCAGGGCCTCACCCGGATCGACGGAAAAGAGAGCATCGGGCTGCTGGTCCGCAAGGAGTCCGGAGCCAACACCGTCAAGGTCACCAAGCTGGCCCAGGAGGTGCTCGACCAAATCCGCCGCGAGACCCAGGGCATCGACATCCGGGTCGTCAACGAGCAGGCCCGCTCGATCCGCGACGCCATCGGAGCCGTACGGGACGAGCTTATCCAGGGAGGCATCCTGGCCTTCCTCATCCTGCTCATCTTCCTGCAGGAGTGGAAGACGCCGCTGATCATCGACGTGGTCATCCCCATCTCGGTCATCGGCACCTTCAGCCTGCTCTTCTTCAGCAAGATCACCATCAATATCATGTCGCTCGGCGGCCTGGCCTTGGGGGTGGGCATGCTCGACGACTGCGCCGTCGTTGTGTCCGAAAATATCTTCCGCCACCGGAGCCTGGGCAAGAGCCACGCCCAGGCCGCCTACGACGGGACCCGGGAAATAGCCGGCGCGGTCGTCGCGACGGCCTTGACGACGGTCGTCGTCTTCCTCCCGGTTATCTATGTCCACGGCGTTTCCGGCCAATTGTTTAAAGATACGGCCCTGACGGTGACCATCTCGCTGCTCATGTCGCTGCTCGTCTCGCTGACGCTTCTGCCGACCCTGCTGTCGCGCACCTTCCGCGTCCCCGGCATGGACGCAACCCTAAGGGAGAAAAATGCTTCGCGGCCTCGTTGGACCAAGCCGAAATCGCCGATCGGCTGGCTGCTGCTTCCGATCTTCGGCCTGCGCTGGGTCTTCTACATCATTGTCCGGGGCGTCGGCTTCGTCCTGGATTTCGTCTTCAGCTGGCTGGCTCAGGCCGTCGTTCTGCTGGCCAAGCTCGTCTACTGGCCGATCAAGCCGGTGCTCGCTATCGTGTTTCGCGGCTTCAACGCCTTCTATACCCGCTTCGTCGCTTGGTATAGCCGCGCTTTGACCTGGAGCCTCGATCACAAGAGAGCGATCTTGGGCTGGTCGATCGTCTTCTTCGGCATCACTTTCGGACTGGGTTTTTTCCTCAAGAGCGAGCTGATGCCCAAGCTGAACACCAATACGTTCGAGATGAGCCTTCGAGCGCCCGTGGACTATTCGCTCGAGCAGACCTCCGAGATCGCCTCCCTGTTGGAAGGGGAGCTGAAGCCTCGGCCCGAAGTCAAGGCGGTCATGGCCCAGGTCGGCCTCGTCTCGGGCCTGGAAAGCGCCGATCCCGACGTCTCCCTCAACTCCGCCCGGCTGTTCGTTGAGGTTAACCGTCCCGATCGACTCGACGGCGTGCTGGAAGTATTGCGCCGCCGGCTGACGGCGTTTCCCGACGTCTCCTATTCGGTCACCCGCGAACAGACGACCTTGTCGCAATTCCTGGCCTTCAGCGCGGCCGAGATCGGCCTGCGGATCAAAGGCGACGACCTGGAGCGGCTGCGCGAGCTCTCCGAAGCTTTGATGGTCAAGCTGCGCAAGATCCCCGGGATCGTCGACGTCGCCAGCAACTGGGGCGAAGGCAAGCCCGAGTTCAAGGTCTCGGTGCGCCGCGACGCCCTGGAGAAGTACGCCGGCCTGACTCCGGCCGGGATCGGCGACTTCATCGTCGGGGCGGTGCGCGGCCGCGTCGCCACCCAGTTCAACGAGATGGAGAAGAAGTACGACATCCTGGTTCGCCTCGAGGGTGCCACCCAGCGCAACATCGACGCCTTGCTCGACGAGCCCTACCCCCTGCAGGGCAAGCTCATCCCGCTGCGCGAGCTCGTGGCGGCCGAGATCGTCCGTGGTCCCAAGGAGATTCGGCGGGAGAATCAGGGCCGCGAAGTCCTGGTCACGGCCGGACTGCGCGGGACCAAGATCAGCCAGGCCGCTCCGGCCGTGGAGAAGGCGGCCCAGTCGATCGAGCTGCCTTCGGACTATCGCATCGTCATCGGCGGCGAGCGGGAGGAGATGAACAAGTCGTTTAAAAGTCTCATCTTCGCTCTTCTGCTGGCGGCGCTCCTGACCTATATGATCATGGCGGCCCAGTTCGAGTCGCTGCTCCATCCTCTGCTGGTCATGTTCACCATCCCGATGGGTGTGGCGGGCGCCATCGTGGCCCTGCTGCTGACCGGCCAGACGATCAACGTCATCTCGATCATCGGGCTGGTCGTCCTGATCGGGCTGGTCGTGGACGACGCCATCGTCGAGGTCGACTACGCCAACCTCCTGCGCAAGCAGGGCAAGGCCCTGCGGCCGGCCGTCCACGAAGCCTGTATGACCCGCTTGCGGCCGATCCTGATCGCCTCCTTTTCCACGATCTTCGGGCTGCTGCCGATGGCCGTTGGTTTGGAAAGCGGCGGCGAGCTGATGCGGCCGCTTGGCGTCGTCGTGTTGAGCGGCATGACCTTCTCGACCCTGCTGACTCTGATCCTCATCCCGGTCATGTATGAAGCCGTGGAGAAACGGAAGCGGTCATGAAGTCCCTGATCGAGCGCCCGGTCGCTACGGCGATGATCTTCGTCGCCTTGCTCGTGCTGGGAATCTATTCCTTTATCAATACCCCGCTAGAGTTGGCCCCCAAGGAAGAGTTCCCCCGCCTCGATGTCAGCACCCCCTGGCAGGGCGTTCCGCCCGAGATCGTTCAGACGCAAGTCACCTCGCCCCTGGAGGAGGCCTGCGCGACCGTCAAAGGCGTCACTAAGGTCACCTCGACCTCGCAGATCGGGTCGAGCCTGATCACGCTGGAGTTCGATCCCAAGACCAATATGGACTTTGCCCTGCTGGCCCTGCGGGAGGAGCTGGCCAAAACCCGCCGCCTGCTTCCGGCCGGCGTGCGGCCCACGGTCCAGCCCTACGTGCCCGACGATTTCCGGGTCAACCCCTTCTTGAGCATGACCATCTCGGGGCCGTACTCGCTGCAGCGCCTGCGCGAGATGGTCAACGACAAGCTGGAGTTCGGGCTGGGCTCGATCAAGGGCGTCTCCAAGGTCGAGATCCTGGGCGGCGCGGAAGCCGAGGTCAAGATTATCCTGGACAAGAAGGCCATGAAGGCCTATAACCTCCAGCCCTTGCAGGTCAACTCGGCTTTATCCCAGCGACTACGGACCTACCCTACGGGGCGGGTCCGGAAGGGCGAGCAGGAATACCTCTTCAAGTACGCCGACGCCGTCGACAGCCTGCAGGAGATCCGGGACACGATCGTGGCCGACCTGGGCGGTCATCCGCTCCGCATCCGGGACGTGGCCGAAGTCGCGATCTCCTACGGCGAGATCTACAGCATCCACCGCATCAACGGCCAGCCGACCGTCAGCCTGACCCTGACCAAGGAGAAGGGGGCCAACACCCTGCGAGTCGCCGCCCAGGTCAAAGCCGCCTT from Candidatus Aminicenantes bacterium encodes the following:
- a CDS encoding efflux RND transporter permease subunit, which translates into the protein MKIIRAAVDRPVTIYMLYLAVILLGVVSLRELSVDLLPDISYPRLSVVTRFTGVAPEEMETLVTRPLESAVSRIPGLRRVESISKEGVSYMTLEFDWGTNMDFTMLHAREQLDNARDALPEGAENPTIIALDPQSKPIMTLALTGARSLLELKEFAEELVKPRLEQVEGIGAAEITGGVEREIHIEVDPQKLSLYGLTVSDVAARINAFNSNLQGGTIRKGTFKYALRVVGEFESLAEIGEIAIKTTADRGVVRLRDIARVEDGIKERQGLTRIDGKESIGLLVRKESGANTVKVTKLAQEVLDQIRRETQGIDIRVVNEQARSIRDAIGAVRDELIQGGILAFLILLIFLQEWKTPLIIDVVIPISVIGTFSLLFFSKITINIMSLGGLALGVGMLDDCAVVVSENIFRHRSLGKSHAQAAYDGTREIAGAVVATALTTVVVFLPVIYVHGVSGQLFKDTALTVTISLLMSLLVSLTLLPTLLSRTFRVPGMDATLREKNASRPRWTKPKSPIGWLLLPIFGLRWVFYIIVRGVGFVLDFVFSWLAQAVVLLAKLVYWPIKPVLAIVFRGFNAFYTRFVAWYSRALTWSLDHKRAILGWSIVFFGITFGLGFFLKSELMPKLNTNTFEMSLRAPVDYSLEQTSEIASLLEGELKPRPEVKAVMAQVGLVSGLESADPDVSLNSARLFVEVNRPDRLDGVLEVLRRRLTAFPDVSYSVTREQTTLSQFLAFSAAEIGLRIKGDDLERLRELSEALMVKLRKIPGIVDVASNWGEGKPEFKVSVRRDALEKYAGLTPAGIGDFIVGAVRGRVATQFNEMEKKYDILVRLEGATQRNIDALLDEPYPLQGKLIPLRELVAAEIVRGPKEIRRENQGREVLVTAGLRGTKISQAAPAVEKAAQSIELPSDYRIVIGGEREEMNKSFKSLIFALLLAALLTYMIMAAQFESLLHPLLVMFTIPMGVAGAIVALLLTGQTINVISIIGLVVLIGLVVDDAIVEVDYANLLRKQGKALRPAVHEACMTRLRPILIASFSTIFGLLPMAVGLESGGELMRPLGVVVLSGMTFSTLLTLILIPVMYEAVEKRKRS